One Roseburia rectibacter DNA window includes the following coding sequences:
- the argB gene encoding acetylglutamate kinase has translation MEENNNMKEILQKAEVLIEALPYIQRFNRKIIVVKYGGSAMVDEELKKHVIQDVTLLKLVGFKPIIVHGGGKEISKWVGKVGMEPVFVNGLRKTDEATMEIAEMVLNKVNKSLVTLVQELGVNAVGISGKDGGLLKVEKKYSNGEDIGYVGEITEVNPQILYDLLEKDFLPIICPVGMDAEYNSYNINADDAACAIAKAVKAEKLAFLTDIEGVYKDPEDKDTLISELRVSEARELIGDGFIGGGMLPKLNNCIDAIENGVSRVHILDGRIAHCLLLEIFTNRGIGTAILGDKETKFYYE, from the coding sequence ATGGAAGAAAATAACAATATGAAAGAAATTTTGCAGAAAGCCGAAGTGCTCATTGAAGCGCTCCCTTACATACAGCGTTTTAACCGTAAGATCATTGTGGTAAAATATGGTGGAAGCGCCATGGTAGATGAAGAATTAAAAAAACATGTCATCCAGGATGTTACCCTGTTAAAACTGGTTGGATTTAAACCAATTATTGTACACGGCGGTGGAAAAGAGATCAGCAAGTGGGTCGGAAAAGTCGGTATGGAGCCTGTATTTGTCAACGGACTGCGCAAAACAGACGAAGCGACCATGGAGATCGCTGAGATGGTGCTGAACAAAGTCAATAAGTCACTTGTGACACTGGTACAGGAACTTGGAGTAAATGCGGTCGGTATCAGTGGAAAAGATGGTGGACTTTTAAAAGTAGAGAAGAAATATTCAAACGGTGAGGATATCGGTTACGTTGGTGAAATCACTGAGGTAAATCCGCAGATCTTATATGATCTGTTAGAAAAAGATTTCCTGCCGATCATCTGTCCGGTCGGAATGGATGCAGAATACAACAGCTACAATATCAATGCGGATGATGCTGCATGTGCGATCGCAAAAGCAGTAAAGGCTGAAAAACTGGCATTTTTAACCGATATAGAGGGTGTTTACAAAGATCCGGAAGATAAAGATACCCTGATCTCTGAACTTCGTGTATCAGAAGCAAGAGAATTGATCGGGGATGGATTTATCGGTGGCGGCATGCTTCCGAAGTTAAATAACTGTATTGATGCAATCGAGAACGGTGTTTCAAGAGTCCATATCTTAGATGGACGTATCGCACACTGCCTGCTTCTTGAAATCTTTACAAACCGCGGAATCGGAACTGCTATATTAGGAGATAAGGAGACGAAGTTTTATTATGAATAA
- the argJ gene encoding bifunctional glutamate N-acetyltransferase/amino-acid acetyltransferase ArgJ, whose protein sequence is MKQIKGGVTAAKGFEAASTAAGIKYKDRTDMAMIYSEVPCAVAGTFTTNIVKAAPVKWDQHVVYDSKMAQAVVVNAGIANACTGEEGMGYCKATAEKVNNLLHIPTDEVLVASTGVIGMQLPIERICAGVETMVPQLNGDIESGHKAALAIMTTDTHEKEVAVEIELSGKTVTIGGMCKGSGMIHPNMCTMLSFVTTDAAISQELLLEALKADVEDTYNMISVDGDTSTNDTCLLLANGTAENTKITEKNADYETFTKALRFVNETLAKQMAGDGEGATALFEVKVVGAETKEQAKILSKSVITSSLTKAAIYGHDANWGRILCAMGYSGAQFDPEKVDLFFESAAGKMQIIKDGVAVDYSEEEATKILSEPAVTAIADIKMGDAEATAWGCDLTYDYVKINADYRS, encoded by the coding sequence ATGAAACAGATCAAAGGCGGAGTTACCGCAGCAAAAGGATTTGAAGCAGCAAGCACAGCAGCAGGAATCAAATATAAAGACAGAACAGATATGGCAATGATCTACAGCGAGGTTCCGTGTGCAGTGGCAGGTACATTTACCACAAATATTGTAAAGGCCGCTCCGGTAAAATGGGATCAGCATGTAGTCTATGACAGCAAAATGGCGCAGGCAGTTGTTGTCAATGCAGGTATCGCAAATGCATGTACCGGAGAAGAGGGAATGGGCTACTGTAAAGCAACCGCAGAAAAAGTAAACAATCTGCTTCATATCCCGACGGATGAGGTACTTGTGGCATCAACCGGAGTCATTGGTATGCAGCTTCCGATCGAACGTATCTGTGCGGGAGTTGAAACGATGGTTCCACAATTAAATGGCGATATCGAAAGCGGACATAAAGCTGCACTTGCGATCATGACAACGGATACGCATGAGAAAGAAGTGGCAGTTGAGATCGAACTTTCCGGTAAGACGGTCACGATCGGCGGCATGTGCAAAGGTTCCGGCATGATCCATCCGAATATGTGTACCATGTTAAGTTTTGTGACAACGGATGCTGCGATTTCACAGGAGTTGTTATTAGAAGCATTAAAAGCGGACGTGGAAGATACCTATAACATGATCTCTGTAGATGGCGATACATCCACAAATGACACCTGTCTTCTGCTGGCAAACGGAACGGCAGAAAATACAAAGATCACAGAGAAAAATGCGGATTATGAGACATTTACAAAAGCACTCCGTTTTGTCAACGAGACACTTGCAAAACAGATGGCAGGAGACGGAGAAGGTGCAACTGCATTGTTTGAAGTGAAAGTAGTCGGAGCTGAGACAAAAGAACAAGCAAAGATCTTAAGCAAATCCGTCATCACATCAAGCCTTACCAAGGCAGCTATCTATGGACATGATGCAAACTGGGGCAGAATCCTCTGTGCCATGGGCTACTCTGGTGCACAGTTTGATCCGGAAAAAGTAGACTTATTCTTTGAGAGTGCCGCAGGAAAAATGCAGATCATCAAAGACGGTGTCGCCGTCGATTACAGCGAAGAAGAAGCAACCAAAATCTTATCCGAGCCGGCAGTCACCGCCATCGCCGACATCAAAATGGGAGATGCAGAAGCTACCGCCTGGGGCTGCGATCTGACTTACGACTATGTAAAAATCAACGCCGACTACCGTTCATAA
- a CDS encoding GNAT family N-acetyltransferase → MKENKVNIREMTMEDFEEVHALWMGIHGFGIRSIDDSKEGVERFIRRNPTTSMVACENGRIVGAILCGHDGRRGCLYHVCVHEDYRKQGIGQKMVEACLAALKREHVNKVNLIAFKKNDVGNHFWQGMGWTFREDVNYYEYVTNEENQTVFNP, encoded by the coding sequence ATGAAAGAGAACAAGGTAAATATCCGTGAGATGACAATGGAGGATTTTGAGGAGGTACATGCGCTGTGGATGGGAATCCACGGGTTTGGAATCCGGAGCATTGACGATTCGAAAGAAGGTGTGGAACGTTTTATCAGACGTAATCCGACTACCAGCATGGTGGCGTGCGAAAATGGCAGGATCGTCGGTGCGATTCTGTGTGGTCATGATGGAAGACGCGGATGTTTATATCATGTCTGCGTTCACGAAGATTACAGAAAGCAGGGCATTGGACAAAAGATGGTGGAGGCCTGTCTTGCAGCTTTAAAACGTGAACATGTCAATAAAGTAAATCTGATCGCCTTCAAAAAAAATGATGTTGGAAATCATTTCTGGCAGGGGATGGGATGGACATTCCGTGAGGATGTTAATTATTATGAATATGTCACAAATGAAGAAAACCAGACGGTATTTAATCCGTAA
- a CDS encoding aspartate aminotransferase family protein has translation MNKEGYISEAEENILHTYNRFSLVLDHGEGVYLYDTDGKEYLDFAAGIAVQAFGYGNKEYGDALKTQIDKIMHTSNLYYNVPIIHAAERVKKASGMDRVFFTNSGTEAIEGAIKAAKKYAYTRDGHAGHEIIAMNHSFHGRSIGALSVTGTKHYQEPFEPLMPGVKFADYNDLDSVKKLITDKTCAILFETVQGEGGIYPATKEFMEGVRSLCDEHDILLILDEIQCGMGRTGEMFAWQHYGVKPDIMTSAKALGCGVPVGAFMMTERVAEKSLKPGDHGTTYGGNPFVGAAVDKVLEMMERDHITDHVKEIAPYLEEKLDELVDSYDFLTARRGLGLMQGVVSEKPVGQIAAKALEEGLIVITAGADVLRFVPPLIIEKKHVDEMIGKLKKALDQM, from the coding sequence ATGAATAAAGAAGGATATATAAGTGAAGCAGAGGAGAATATCCTCCATACATATAACCGGTTTTCATTGGTATTAGACCATGGAGAGGGAGTGTATCTGTACGATACAGATGGCAAAGAATATCTGGATTTCGCGGCAGGTATTGCTGTGCAGGCATTCGGATATGGTAATAAAGAGTATGGGGATGCATTAAAAACACAGATCGATAAAATTATGCATACGTCAAATCTTTATTATAATGTGCCGATCATCCATGCAGCAGAGCGGGTAAAAAAGGCAAGCGGTATGGACCGTGTATTCTTTACTAACAGTGGCACAGAAGCAATCGAAGGTGCGATCAAGGCTGCAAAAAAATATGCCTATACGAGAGATGGTCATGCAGGTCATGAGATCATTGCAATGAATCATTCTTTCCATGGAAGAAGCATCGGAGCGCTTTCCGTCACCGGCACTAAACATTACCAGGAACCGTTTGAACCACTGATGCCGGGTGTGAAATTTGCAGATTACAATGATCTCGACAGTGTGAAAAAGCTGATCACGGATAAAACCTGTGCGATCCTGTTTGAAACAGTACAGGGTGAGGGCGGTATTTATCCGGCGACGAAAGAGTTTATGGAAGGTGTAAGAAGCCTTTGTGATGAGCATGATATTTTACTGATATTAGATGAGATCCAGTGTGGTATGGGACGAACAGGAGAAATGTTTGCATGGCAGCATTATGGTGTGAAACCGGATATCATGACAAGTGCAAAAGCCCTTGGCTGCGGTGTACCGGTCGGAGCATTCATGATGACAGAGAGAGTAGCAGAAAAGTCCTTAAAACCGGGCGATCATGGAACAACTTATGGTGGAAATCCATTTGTAGGGGCTGCAGTTGACAAGGTGCTTGAGATGATGGAGCGCGACCATATCACGGATCATGTCAAAGAGATCGCACCATATCTGGAAGAAAAATTAGATGAACTGGTTGATTCTTATGATTTCTTAACGGCACGCAGAGGACTTGGACTGATGCAGGGCGTTGTATCCGAAAAACCGGTCGGACAGATCGCCGCAAAAGCACTTGAGGAAGGTCTGATCGTGATTACGGCGGGGGCGGATGTACTTCGTTTTGTACCGCCACTTATCATTGAGAAGAAACATGTAGATGAGATGATCGGAAAACTGAAAAAAGCTCTGGATCAGATGTAA